ATAGGACTTATGGGCAAAAGGAGCAGGAGAAATCGCGTTCATACCAGGttcgggggtgggggggggggggggtaaatgACCACGCAGCATGCTGTTCCCACCTACAGgtaatcaaaattaaataagGGAAGACCAGCCAAGTCAGTGGTGTATAAGTAAATTCAATACAAAATGGAAGAATAGTTTAAGTTGAACTTAAAACCTGAAAGCCGTAAAGTAGCAGTAGAATCCCTTTTTTTTCAACTATGtacgaaaagaaaaagaaaaaggtccATGAATTTTGGGCTCGCACCTTGCGGAACAGTAAATTGAGTTGAATCAAATCAATTTCTGTACTGGGAGAAATCATTGCCCAAATAAAATAGTAAATCAGTCGCAACATCTTTTTAAAATACATGGCATAATGAATCCAATCGTGGGTAAAGGCACAAAGAGAACAAGAAAGTCCCCACAGGAACAATATTGGAAGAATTTGTGCTACATTTCCAGATTATATCCGCAGAACCTTTTGAAGATCTTTTGGATTATGTAGGTGATAAGAAAAACTTCCATGTCAAGCTACCTATattcataaattttttaaattatGAACAGATGTTATTGGCACTATTATGGGGGGTTGCTGAACCTGGATGGGTGCATTTTTCTAatcaaaacaattcaaatatttgCAGAAAATATAATCTTAAAAAAATGAGAAGTATATAAAAACAAGATGTCAGGTTTAATTACATATTTTTCTTCCTAATTCTCTAGAAACTATACTATAAATGTTTGATTATATAATTTGCTATCATTTATTGTTATTTAACAGTAATATGGAAATGAAAGTTTCTCTACGGGGCCATAAGGCAACACAACTCAGCATCAATGTTGTTTGCGACAAAGATGAAATTGTTCCCACAGTTATCTTGTTCACTGCTGTTTGATCATACCTATCAAAGGGTATTTGAACCATAAGTCCATAATATTTCATTTTCACCATACCACTAaacaattaatataaaaaagtaTTGGTTCGGAGCATTAGTCAATTTTTGTTTTGTATTTAATACAACAGCTTCAAATTTGAGCAAGAAATGTCCTTGAAATCACAGTTGTTTAAATACACAATGTATTCTGTTTTATCTCTTTTCAATTTCAATTGGAAAATAACCCTCAATCCATGTGCCTTAAACAGAAATGAAAGTCCAATTAACAAAAAGGAATACCATTAGAGAAGAAGCTGCTCAAATTGTAGCTGAAACCAAATATAATGACACATTTGTGTTGTCCACCAATCGAATTGAAACCACATTAGAGTTTTGCTTAGGAGATCAAGATTTCCTGGGTTCAAGTGGGATTGCCATATCGCTTAACATATTGCGCAAAACTATCCCATGTGAACGGTATTGCTCAAGGCTGACCTTTTTCCTATACTTCACACAATTTGGACCACTGACAAAACAGTGCATGATAGTCTACAAAATGGAAGACCGCTGACCTTCAGCAGCCTCTTTCCAAGTATGAAAGCGTGGAAAATCTATCCTTTCCTCTGCCCACCTACAACACAGGGCGCTCCATACTTTTGGCAGTCCATGCTGCACATATGAAAGCGTGAAAAAACTTCTAATGACTTGAGAAAATACATCCAGGGTTCTTTTTCCTAAACTACTGATGACCTGAGGAAATACAATGAGGTCTGGCACATTGTTCTTTTTCCTAAGTTCACTTTAAATTGCATGCCAGAATGTATTTAGTGGAACAACTAAACGTCAACAACACTAGAATTGTATgtctaacaaagcaaactacaaaCATTTATGTGATTGGCCATTCTCTCAGCTCTAAATCTGGAAATGCAAATGGCACAGAATAATTGAAGTTTGTGTTTCCTTTAAAAATGCAAAGTATGCTTGGAGGCCTATGCAGTGTTCTTAACACTAAATAAATGCCCAAACATATTGGGAAATATTAATACAACTGGACTTGTGTTTGTACAATAGACAATAATTCACATATATGAATAGGAATATCCGTCAGATCAGACTATGTCAATAGAAATGCTGAACTGACGGGgcattttctaaactaaacaaTAACCATGGACATATATGAAAAAGAATAGATGTATCTTATATGGTacttcattttatttttcaagTACAAAATACCCgcatcaaccaaatatggccCTAGAACTCACATAATAATTAATACGATTGAAGAAAAGTAGCTCATAGTACCTGCCAATGTCTTGAGCAGCATGGAAGGACACACAATTACTTCTAAAGGTGCTTTTGCATGACCTGTAAAAATACAAAGACCATATTCTTAACTTAATGCAAAATGATAAATACTGATTAATACTTATAATTCTAATGTCAGCTTGATCCTACGTGACAAAGAAGGAAGATCACCAAGAGGAAGATCCAGATACAGTGAGTGCTATAATCACTCAACTCCAGCtgccaaa
This portion of the Panicum virgatum strain AP13 chromosome 2N, P.virgatum_v5, whole genome shotgun sequence genome encodes:
- the LOC120661638 gene encoding uncharacterized protein LOC120661638 isoform X1, yielding MVERRSSRPAAPTERRPSATSNDDGGTTQCQCSVGGGNSSPTTRGHAKAPLEVIVCPSMLLKTLAEIDLIQLNLLFRKVRAQNSWTFFFFFSYIVEKKGILLLLYGFQVGTACCVVIYPPPPPPPNLKKSKGKKTAILLYLGGLHGDLRILHLQL
- the LOC120661638 gene encoding uncharacterized protein LOC120661638 isoform X3 — its product is MSTTSLVPSSSHAKAPLEVIVCPSMLLKTLAEIDLIQLNLLFRKVRAQNSWTFFFFFSYIVEKKGILLLLYGFQVGTACCVVIYPPPPPPPNLKKSKGKKTAILLYLGGLHGDLRILHLQL